The window TCGAGGGCAGCACCGTACAACGGCGACGCACCGAGCGCGAGCTTTCGCCGCACGAACGGCACAGTATCCCGACGAAGGATGACAGAGTGTTACAACAGGCGCGTAAGGAAGGAACACGATGAAGCGGAAGCCTTCACAGTCGGCGGAGCCGGGGGCGGGATCCACGTCGGAGGTCGCCGCGGGCCGGCTGCGGCTGCTCGCCGAGGCGAGCCGCGCGATGGCGTCGGGGCTCGACGCGGAGGAGGCGCTGCGCCGCGTGGCCCGGGTGGTGGTTCCGCATCTGGCCGACGCCTGTGTCGTCGACCTGGTCGAGGGGAACGGGCTGCGCCGTCTCACCGTCATGGACCGGGACGCGGAGCGGGTGTTGCGGGTACTGCCGGGCGGGTTCCTGCCCGGGCCGGACGACTCGGCCGCCGCCTTGGCGAAGGTGCTGCGCGGCGCGGGTCCGACGGTGGTCACCGACTTCGACATGCCCGATCCGGACGACTCCCTGCGCTCCGCCCAGTGGGCCCTTTACCGGATGCTGGGCGCCGAGACCGCGTTGATCGTGCCCATGGGCGTACGCCGGGAGGCTCTCGGAGCGCTCACCTTCGTACGCCGTGCCCCGGCCGTTCCCTTCGACGAGCAGGAGCGGGCGCTCGCCGCCGACCTGGGGCACCGCGCGGGCCTCGCCCTGGACAACGCGCGTCTGTACGCGCTGCAACAGCACACCGCGGAGCAGCTCCAGCTCTCCCTTCTGCCCGATCTGACCGGGCTCGGGCACCTCCAGCTCGCCACCCGTTACGTGGCCGCCCGCGAGCGGGCCGAGGTCGGCGGCGACTGGTACGACGCCTTCCCGCTCCCCGACGGCTCGGTGGTCCTCGCGATCGGGGACGTGGTCGGCCACGACCTGGCGGCGGCCGTCCGCATGGGCCAGTTGCGCAACATGATGCGCGCCCTCGCCTACGACAGCGGGGACGATCCGGCCGGGGTGATGAACCGTCTGGACCGGGTCATGCAGGGCCTGACCAGCATCGAACTCGTCACAGCCGTCATCGCCCGTGTCGAGACGCCGCCCGCTGGACCGTGGCGGCTGTTCATGAGCAACGCCGGCCACCTTCCGCCGCTGCTCGCCCAGCCCGACGGCCGCACTCTCCTGCTGGAGGAGGGACACGCCCCCGTCCTGGGAGTCGACCCGGCGCTCCGGCGCGAGACCGCGGTGGTCGCCCTGCCGTCCGGCGGCACCCTGCTCTTCTACACCGACGGCCTCATCGAACGTCCCGGTGAGGACATCGGCCGCGGCCTCACCCGGCTGCGCCAGCACGCGGCCGCGCT of the Streptomyces sp. NBC_01788 genome contains:
- a CDS encoding PP2C family protein-serine/threonine phosphatase — protein: MKRKPSQSAEPGAGSTSEVAAGRLRLLAEASRAMASGLDAEEALRRVARVVVPHLADACVVDLVEGNGLRRLTVMDRDAERVLRVLPGGFLPGPDDSAAALAKVLRGAGPTVVTDFDMPDPDDSLRSAQWALYRMLGAETALIVPMGVRREALGALTFVRRAPAVPFDEQERALAADLGHRAGLALDNARLYALQQHTAEQLQLSLLPDLTGLGHLQLATRYVAARERAEVGGDWYDAFPLPDGSVVLAIGDVVGHDLAAAVRMGQLRNMMRALAYDSGDDPAGVMNRLDRVMQGLTSIELVTAVIARVETPPAGPWRLFMSNAGHLPPLLAQPDGRTLLLEEGHAPVLGVDPALRRETAVVALPSGGTLLFYTDGLIERPGEDIGRGLTRLRQHAAALAREPLTVFRDELLTRLSNDQHDDIAILALRIP